A part of Paenibacillus donghaensis genomic DNA contains:
- a CDS encoding pyrroline-5-carboxylate reductase dimerization domain-containing protein: MSVKPNTSIEALENIRPFLSSHQLIISIVAGLSLERIQRTIVSKQSIIRAMPNTSVTIGLATTFISYPDNISDEHRIITETLFDAVGITTVVSEELQHAATGVFGSGPAYVYFLMEAMVTAATEQGFPSEITNKLVVETVYGAAKMARDALHSPKELRRKVTSPNGTTQAGIEYLEQFSVKKAIIGAITKSSERSLKDCTVYKDKDGTGYFIYDRVVDQDRCLHIVKLSEDYLSFTNVYRRLGVAYWREAAAILYHNRYYFMFTSGLTGWNPNPAKYFRAESLLGPWIDMGDPCENDITNTTFQSQSTYILPVEEKPGLFIFMAERHNTQNFEHCSYIWLPVEFPTQDTAKLTYRNSWRLEDF, translated from the coding sequence TTGTCTGTTAAACCTAACACCTCAATCGAGGCATTAGAGAATATTAGACCTTTTCTAAGCTCACATCAGCTCATCATTTCAATTGTAGCTGGGCTATCTCTTGAACGTATACAGCGAACCATTGTAAGTAAACAATCTATAATTCGTGCAATGCCGAATACTTCAGTTACTATCGGTTTAGCCACCACATTCATTAGTTATCCTGACAATATCAGTGATGAGCATCGTATTATTACAGAAACTCTTTTCGATGCTGTAGGGATAACTACAGTTGTATCTGAAGAGTTACAGCATGCTGCAACAGGTGTTTTCGGTAGTGGACCCGCTTATGTTTATTTTCTAATGGAAGCAATGGTGACTGCAGCTACGGAACAAGGCTTTCCTTCTGAAATCACAAACAAACTTGTTGTAGAAACCGTTTATGGTGCTGCGAAGATGGCAAGAGACGCATTACATTCACCAAAAGAACTTCGAAGAAAGGTTACCTCACCAAATGGAACAACCCAAGCGGGAATTGAATATCTCGAGCAATTCAGTGTGAAAAAAGCGATTATAGGAGCTATAACGAAATCATCAGAACGTTCTCTCAAGGATTGTACTGTGTATAAAGACAAGGATGGTACTGGATATTTCATTTATGACAGGGTTGTAGATCAAGATCGCTGCTTGCATATCGTTAAATTGAGTGAAGATTATCTATCTTTTACTAATGTCTACCGCCGGCTCGGTGTTGCTTACTGGCGGGAGGCAGCTGCTATTCTTTATCACAATAGGTATTATTTTATGTTCACATCAGGGCTTACAGGATGGAACCCGAATCCAGCAAAGTACTTCAGAGCTGAAAGCCTCTTAGGTCCGTGGATAGACATGGGAGATCCTTGTGAGAATGATATAACTAATACCACTTTTCAATCACAAAGTACCTATATACTACCTGTAGAAGAGAAGCCGGGCTTATTTATTTTTATGGCTGAACGACATAATACCCAGAACTTCGAACACTGCTCATATATATGGCTTCCGGTTGAATTTCCAACCCAGGACACTGCGAAGCTAACTTACCGAAATTCGTGGAGACTGGAAGACTTTTAG
- the azlC gene encoding azaleucine resistance protein AzlC, whose product MTPRNKLREALKAAFPPTIPIMAGFMFLGIAYGILMNLSGFNAIYAVLMALLIFAGSMEFVAVNLLLSPFNPLGALLMTLMVNARHLFYGISMLERYKGTGFKKIYLIFGLCDESFSINYTADIPPNVDRGWYMFFVTALNHCYWVVGAAIGGIFGSLVTINMEGLEFVMIALFVVIFIEQWMKEDKHHSALLGLGISIVCLMIFNRTNFIIPSMIGLLVTLSLLRRKLEKKAGESVCQ is encoded by the coding sequence ATGACGCCAAGAAATAAACTTCGGGAAGCTTTAAAAGCAGCTTTTCCACCTACGATTCCAATTATGGCCGGATTTATGTTTCTAGGGATCGCTTACGGTATATTAATGAACCTTTCCGGATTCAATGCAATTTATGCTGTACTTATGGCATTACTTATTTTTGCCGGTTCCATGGAATTTGTAGCAGTGAACTTGCTTCTTAGTCCATTTAATCCACTCGGAGCTTTGCTAATGACCTTAATGGTAAATGCAAGGCATTTATTTTATGGAATATCTATGCTGGAAAGATATAAAGGAACTGGATTTAAAAAGATATATTTAATATTTGGATTATGCGATGAATCATTTTCCATAAATTATACAGCCGACATCCCACCAAATGTGGATAGGGGATGGTACATGTTCTTCGTAACCGCTCTTAACCATTGCTATTGGGTGGTGGGTGCAGCCATCGGAGGAATATTTGGTTCACTGGTCACAATTAACATGGAGGGGCTTGAGTTCGTTATGATAGCTCTTTTTGTTGTCATCTTCATTGAGCAATGGATGAAGGAAGATAAGCATCATAGTGCATTACTAGGTCTAGGTATTTCTATCGTATGCCTCATGATCTTTAACCGCACAAATTTTATCATTCCCTCTATGATCGGACTTCTTGTTACTCTTTCACTTCTGCGAAGAAAATTAGAGAAGAAAGCAGGTGAAAGTGTATGTCAATGA
- a CDS encoding ester cyclase — translation MTNNKQLMYRFTDFINTASKELAEELIAPEAVFYVPMQEEPMRGPDGYLSIIHMMRSGFSDIQWTVKELVAEGDLVATRFVMKGTQDGVFFGFPPTSKKIEVNAMNFYRFSNGQIIEEYGQPDMLGLLQQLGAIPKA, via the coding sequence ATGACGAACAACAAACAACTGATGTACCGTTTTACGGACTTCATTAATACGGCAAGCAAAGAACTTGCTGAAGAATTGATTGCTCCAGAAGCGGTTTTTTATGTACCGATGCAAGAAGAGCCAATGAGGGGGCCAGATGGCTACCTCTCAATAATTCATATGATGAGATCTGGTTTTTCGGATATTCAATGGACTGTTAAGGAATTGGTGGCAGAAGGCGACCTTGTAGCAACACGTTTTGTTATGAAAGGCACACAAGACGGTGTGTTTTTCGGTTTTCCGCCAACGAGTAAAAAAATTGAGGTGAATGCAATGAATTTTTATCGTTTCTCCAATGGTCAAATTATTGAAGAGTATGGCCAACCTGATATGCTTGGATTGCTGCAACAGTTAGGGGCAATTCCGAAAGCTTAA
- a CDS encoding dihydrofolate reductase family protein, with the protein MMSNQTNSKTVNRPYIVCHMMTSLNGKITGPFMQLPETRIVDEEYERTNETYHPHAWLCGRVTMEENFTRGHKPELDENVPIYSRTDYVAKPNAEMYIVSVDPSGKLGWTQNYVDYMSRPRAHIIEVLTNKVTDAYITYLRKYEISYIFAGEDSLNCTLAAEKLKSLFDIEVLMLSGGGFINWSFLQEDIVDELSIVMIPVTDGETDTVTLFEKADYLPSKAPVAFSLKSVEATEGDGVWLRYIVKN; encoded by the coding sequence ATGATGAGCAATCAAACTAATTCAAAAACTGTCAATCGGCCTTATATCGTGTGTCATATGATGACGTCCTTAAATGGTAAAATTACAGGTCCATTTATGCAATTACCTGAAACAAGAATTGTCGACGAGGAATATGAACGCACCAATGAAACGTATCATCCGCATGCATGGTTGTGTGGCCGTGTCACGATGGAAGAAAATTTTACTCGGGGTCATAAACCCGAACTCGATGAGAATGTCCCTATTTATTCAAGGACAGATTATGTTGCAAAGCCAAATGCAGAGATGTATATTGTCTCCGTTGATCCTTCTGGCAAATTAGGATGGACACAAAATTATGTAGATTACATGTCAAGACCAAGAGCGCACATTATTGAGGTGCTCACGAATAAGGTGACTGATGCTTATATCACATATTTGCGTAAATACGAAATTTCATACATTTTTGCTGGTGAAGATAGCTTGAATTGTACGTTAGCTGCTGAAAAACTAAAATCATTATTTGATATTGAGGTACTGATGTTGTCGGGTGGCGGTTTTATTAACTGGTCATTTTTACAGGAAGATATAGTAGATGAATTAAGCATCGTCATGATACCAGTTACTGATGGGGAAACGGATACAGTGACTTTGTTTGAGAAGGCGGATTATTTGCCGTCAAAAGCGCCTGTAGCATTTTCACTCAAAAGTGTCGAGGCCACTGAGGGAGATGGCGTCTGGCTCAGATATATTGTAAAGAATTAG
- a CDS encoding branched-chain amino acid transporter permease, which produces MSMTSWETVITIGMVILGTMMTRFIPFILFPPGRPTPKYIQYLGNMLPSAALGLLVIYSIKGVSFLSGNYGIPEIISILMIILLHYWKRNMLLSIASGTVLYMLLVQFVF; this is translated from the coding sequence ATGTCAATGACATCTTGGGAGACCGTCATCACAATCGGAATGGTGATTTTGGGTACAATGATGACCCGCTTCATCCCGTTTATCTTGTTTCCACCTGGTCGACCCACACCAAAATATATCCAATATCTCGGTAACATGCTCCCTTCAGCGGCGCTAGGACTACTTGTAATCTACAGCATCAAAGGTGTTTCTTTTCTGTCCGGAAACTACGGTATACCGGAGATCATCTCCATTCTAATGATTATCTTACTCCATTATTGGAAAAGAAATATGTTATTATCCATCGCTAGCGGTACAGTACTTTATATGTTGCTTGTCCAGTTTGTATTTTAA
- a CDS encoding alpha/beta hydrolase, whose translation MNNKPVVKTKKQKERFKIITQTGNYIFNLSDKVTRKLISFNNRFGIKIAADLYMPKDFDESKKHAAVIIGAPYCGVKEQGPGVYANNLAEHLHLIHRITGTAVESRVTLLPLNYL comes from the coding sequence ATGAACAACAAGCCCGTAGTTAAAACTAAAAAACAAAAAGAGAGGTTTAAAATAATAACACAGACAGGCAACTATATTTTTAACTTAAGCGATAAGGTAACAAGAAAACTAATTTCATTCAATAACAGATTTGGAATCAAAATTGCGGCAGATCTCTACATGCCAAAAGACTTTGATGAGTCAAAGAAACACGCAGCTGTTATTATAGGCGCTCCTTATTGCGGTGTTAAAGAGCAGGGACCGGGTGTTTATGCAAATAACCTGGCAGAGCACTTACATTTGATCCATCGTATAACGGGTACAGCAGTGGAGAGCCGCGTCACCTTGCTTCCCCTGAACTATTTGTAG
- a CDS encoding aldo/keto reductase, which translates to MEHGTVGKTGINVSSLCFGTMSFGATADEETSKAMYNRCREAGINFFDTADVYSRGRSEEILGECIAHERDNIVLTTKVFWPTSDDVNAKGLSRRHIVQGVEDSLRRLKTDYIDFYFVHDFDESTPVEETLRALDDLQRQGKILYPSVSNWAAWQIGKALGISAKEQLARFELIQPMYSLVKRQAEVEILPMAKSEQIGVITYSPLGAGLLTGKYGVDKRPDQGRLVEDARYGDRYGANEDFVVAEEFTKYAQAHDVKPATLAVAWVMANPAVTAPIIGARNLNQLEDSLAAADFKMTPEMYAEISRLSRTPAPATDRGEVLTGKWS; encoded by the coding sequence ATGGAACACGGTACAGTGGGGAAAACAGGCATTAACGTCTCAAGTCTATGTTTCGGTACAATGTCTTTTGGTGCCACTGCGGATGAAGAAACATCCAAAGCTATGTATAACCGTTGCCGGGAAGCAGGTATCAACTTCTTCGATACAGCCGATGTTTATAGCCGGGGGCGTTCTGAAGAAATTCTGGGAGAGTGTATTGCGCATGAGCGGGACAACATTGTCCTAACAACAAAAGTGTTTTGGCCGACAAGCGATGATGTCAATGCCAAAGGCTTGTCCAGACGTCACATTGTGCAAGGTGTTGAAGACAGCTTACGGCGCTTGAAAACGGACTATATTGATTTTTATTTTGTGCATGATTTTGATGAAAGTACGCCAGTAGAAGAAACGCTGCGTGCCCTGGACGACCTGCAACGGCAAGGCAAGATTCTCTATCCTTCGGTAAGCAATTGGGCAGCTTGGCAAATTGGCAAAGCTTTAGGCATTTCTGCAAAAGAGCAATTGGCGCGTTTCGAATTAATTCAACCGATGTACAGCCTGGTTAAGCGTCAAGCGGAAGTGGAAATTTTGCCGATGGCGAAATCCGAACAAATCGGGGTTATTACTTACAGTCCACTGGGGGCTGGTTTATTAACTGGCAAGTATGGAGTGGACAAACGCCCTGATCAGGGACGTCTTGTCGAGGATGCCCGCTACGGTGACCGTTACGGTGCTAACGAAGACTTTGTTGTGGCTGAAGAGTTCACCAAGTATGCGCAAGCACATGATGTGAAGCCCGCAACTTTGGCAGTTGCCTGGGTAATGGCTAACCCTGCTGTTACTGCCCCAATTATTGGAGCACGCAATCTAAACCAATTGGAAGATTCGTTAGCAGCTGCAGATTTTAAAATGACACCAGAAATGTATGCTGAAATTTCCCGTTTGTCCAGAACACCTGCACCGGCAACCGATCGTGGAGAGGTACTAACAGGAAAATGGTCATAA
- a CDS encoding PLP-dependent aminotransferase family protein, translating to MPFNSFEHYPMSWKPDKTQLQRPLYRSLAQLLEHDITHGFLAPGTKLPPQRELADYLDVNFTTITRAYKQCELKGLIYGVTGNGTFVAANAARSVTISKERDSNRYIDLGFVASFEQTNDLVTEVIKDVVEKSYLEELLNYNDPSGIPHHKLAALNWMQTLGINASPEHVAIVSGAQNALTIALLALFEPGNRIAVDLYTYANFIEVSKMLRIRLVPVLGDECGMLPESLEEQCSLLNLHGVFLMPSCANPTTIMMPEKRKVELAQIIQKHRLILIEDDTHAFLSAGIIDHYGQPMYQLLPEQTIYICSTAKSICSGLRVAYIVFHEAFKNKMLKAMYNVNVKTSSLDVEIVTQLILSGKANAIVAMKKELAQTANKTFNEFFPDVSKTGHPLSFFRWLPMARDVDETSSEKFFLKQGVRVFHSNRFLSGNHTGDNFLRVALSSTPSLQELRAGLEMLKKILDECN from the coding sequence ATGCCGTTTAATTCATTTGAACATTATCCAATGTCATGGAAACCTGATAAAACTCAATTACAACGTCCCCTTTATCGCTCTCTCGCACAATTGCTGGAACATGATATCACGCATGGATTCTTAGCTCCTGGTACTAAACTTCCGCCCCAACGAGAGCTAGCTGATTATTTGGATGTGAATTTCACCACCATTACACGTGCATATAAACAATGCGAACTTAAAGGACTAATTTATGGTGTTACAGGCAATGGTACCTTTGTAGCAGCCAATGCAGCTCGATCCGTTACCATTTCGAAAGAGCGAGATTCGAACAGATACATTGATCTCGGTTTTGTCGCCTCATTCGAGCAGACAAATGATCTCGTTACGGAGGTAATCAAAGACGTTGTAGAGAAGAGCTATCTCGAGGAGTTATTGAATTATAACGATCCTTCAGGCATTCCTCATCACAAATTAGCTGCACTTAATTGGATGCAGACGTTAGGAATTAATGCCTCTCCTGAGCATGTAGCTATCGTTTCAGGCGCGCAAAACGCCCTCACAATTGCCCTGCTTGCCTTATTTGAACCGGGGAATCGTATTGCGGTTGACCTATATACCTACGCCAACTTTATTGAAGTTTCTAAGATGCTTCGTATTAGGTTAGTTCCTGTTTTAGGCGATGAATGCGGTATGCTGCCTGAGTCACTAGAAGAACAATGTTCCCTATTGAATCTGCACGGCGTATTTTTAATGCCCTCCTGTGCGAATCCAACGACAATCATGATGCCAGAAAAACGAAAAGTTGAGTTGGCACAAATCATTCAAAAGCACCGATTAATTTTAATTGAAGATGACACGCATGCCTTCTTGTCTGCAGGAATAATTGATCACTATGGTCAGCCTATGTATCAGCTTCTGCCTGAGCAAACCATCTATATCTGCAGTACTGCTAAATCCATTTGTTCTGGACTTCGGGTCGCCTATATAGTTTTCCATGAAGCATTCAAAAATAAAATGTTGAAGGCAATGTATAACGTTAATGTCAAGACATCCTCATTAGATGTTGAAATTGTTACCCAACTAATTTTGTCTGGAAAAGCAAATGCCATTGTTGCAATGAAAAAGGAATTGGCCCAAACGGCTAATAAGACGTTCAATGAATTCTTCCCAGATGTATCAAAAACAGGACATCCCCTGAGTTTTTTTAGATGGCTTCCTATGGCAAGAGATGTGGATGAAACATCTTCAGAGAAATTCTTTTTGAAACAAGGGGTACGTGTATTCCATTCCAATCGGTTTTTAAGTGGAAACCATACGGGGGACAATTTCCTTCGAGTAGCCCTTTCCTCTACTCCCTCTTTGCAAGAATTGAGAGCCGGTTTGGAAATGTTAAAGAAAATCTTGGATGAGTGTAACTAA
- a CDS encoding ATP-binding cassette domain-containing protein, whose product MNTVAGLKEVPAIMLETAYAVDHVSLSIEEGEFITILGSSGSGKTTLLKMINRLYEPDEGSITLFGEDIATLDPVTVDLSKIA is encoded by the coding sequence ATGAATACTGTTGCCGGACTGAAAGAAGTGCCTGCCATTATGCTGGAAACAGCTTATGCGGTGGATCATGTAAGTCTGTCCATTGAGGAGGGGGAGTTCATTACTATTCTGGGCTCCTCGGGCTCCGGCAAAACTACATTGCTGAAAATGATTAACCGTCTGTATGAACCGGACGAGGGGAGCATTACGCTTTTTGGAGAAGATATTGCTACCCTGGACCCCGTTACGGTAGATTTGAGTAAAATTGCATAA
- a CDS encoding NAD(P)-binding domain-containing protein, with protein MKNSSEFTGPSLISKMNLCFIGAGSIAQAINQGITDNHLVNGDQLSIINRSNIERLQFLHREYGVQTILQDCTVDDLIQKADIIIVC; from the coding sequence ATGAAAAACAGTTCAGAATTTACCGGACCATCACTTATATCTAAGATGAATTTGTGCTTTATAGGAGCAGGTTCTATAGCGCAAGCGATCAATCAAGGAATCACGGATAATCATTTAGTAAATGGGGATCAACTCTCAATAATAAATCGTTCCAATATTGAAAGATTGCAATTTTTACATCGTGAATACGGCGTACAAACTATTCTTCAGGATTGTACAGTTGATGACTTGATTCAAAAAGCAGACATCATCATTGTCTGTTAA